One genomic segment of Flexivirga aerilata includes these proteins:
- a CDS encoding DNA adenine methylase, with protein sequence MSDTLRVVASRRYGTLSPLRYPGGKAALAGFFGDIIDALRVERARYIEPYAGGVGAGIALLREGIVEELVVNDIDPAVYAFWKSAVGDNASFVEMVASVPLTIAEWQKQREIYRSRDERDSLRLGFAFFFLNRTNRSGILNAGVIGGQRQEGRYKIDARFNRETLIERLTAIGDLADQITVSDLDGRTVIQRYAQDDRAFMYIDPPYVQAGSQLYLNAFDGRDHTALAAIVNTVEKAHWLMTYDTAPLIEKLYREHFQCRLELTYSARYPGQAEELLVASPAVAGVVKALQGQTVMADATSA encoded by the coding sequence ATGAGTGACACGCTGCGGGTTGTCGCGTCACGTCGGTACGGAACGCTCTCGCCGCTCCGCTATCCGGGAGGAAAGGCGGCGCTCGCTGGCTTCTTTGGCGACATCATCGATGCCCTCAGGGTCGAGCGCGCACGCTATATCGAGCCATATGCCGGTGGCGTGGGAGCTGGGATTGCGTTGCTCCGCGAGGGCATTGTCGAAGAACTGGTTGTCAACGACATTGACCCTGCGGTGTACGCCTTCTGGAAATCTGCGGTCGGAGACAATGCCAGCTTCGTTGAAATGGTTGCGTCCGTCCCACTTACGATCGCTGAATGGCAGAAGCAGCGAGAGATATACAGATCGCGCGATGAGCGAGATTCACTCCGCCTCGGGTTCGCCTTCTTTTTTCTGAACAGGACCAATCGTTCAGGGATTCTGAATGCCGGAGTTATCGGCGGTCAGCGGCAGGAAGGGAGATACAAGATTGACGCCCGCTTCAATCGTGAAACGCTCATCGAACGATTGACTGCGATCGGAGACTTGGCCGATCAGATCACGGTCTCAGACCTTGACGGCAGGACAGTGATCCAGCGTTACGCTCAGGACGATCGAGCATTTATGTACATCGATCCGCCCTATGTTCAGGCAGGGTCTCAGCTCTACCTCAACGCGTTCGACGGGCGCGATCACACAGCCCTCGCGGCGATCGTCAATACGGTTGAGAAGGCGCACTGGCTCATGACGTATGACACGGCTCCACTGATTGAGAAGCTGTATCGCGAGCACTTCCAATGCCGCTTGGAACTGACCTACTCCGCGCGGTATCCGGGGCAGGCCGAAGAACTGCTCGTTGCATCGCCCGCAGTCGCCGGTGTGGTCAAGGCGTTGCAGGGGCAGACTGTAATGGCGGACGCAACAAGCGCCTGA